The window aagagttgaatcttcattcaactatctatctttattgtttttagtttcaagaataatacttggctttgttaccaagttttcttatcttatataaactcatgtaagagtaaagaaataatcaacaatccaactttttatcaaaaccttttctttttgagagtgattctcttctgttctttgtgaacaaaaccgattgcttggtgtgattccaacaatcaaaaccgactacttggtgtgattccgatagtcaaaaccccgatctccttggtgcgaggctgagagatccgatctttttggtgtgaggctgaaagatcaaaccggtatatcaagagtctttccgcaactcttgtgcgaccattcattccaccatccttattcttgaggcttcgtcgtctttagaatcaaggtgtctctatcaaccaactcgaaggtgccgaatccttgggaggatcatatcacTTTGGAAGGAAGAAAAATGACCTATTCACCTCTATCATTGACCGTATCAAGCAGAAAGCTCTAAGTTGGTCGTCAAGATTCCTCTCCACGGCTGGTAAGCTACCTATGCTTAAATCTGTGCTCTCATCTATGCCAACATATACTATGTCGTGCTTCCATCTACCTAGATCACTCTGTAAACGCATACAGTCAGCTTTAACAAGGTTCTGGTGGGATACTAagactgaaaagaaaaaaatgtcttgGGTTGCTTGGAGAAACATCACAAAACCAACAAAGATAGGAGGTTTGGGGATCAGAGATATCAAACATTTTAACAAGGCTCTACTGGCTAAGCTTAGCTGGAGACTACTAACAAAACCGAACACCCTCCTAGTTAAAGTCATATTGGGCAAATATTGCAAATACACACCTCTTTTGGAGTGTAAAGTCCCAGCCTCAGCCTCCCATGGATGGCGAAGTATAGGCATGGGTAAAGAGTTGCTAAAATCCAACCTGGGAATGCTAATAGGGTCGGGTGCCTCCATTCCTGTGTGGAGAACTCTGTGGTTGTCTACTTCCACCCCCTTAGCGCCTATAGGTCCCCCAACTGAAGCTTCACAGCATCTCAAAGTTACAGACCTCCTACTACCGAATACCAAGGAATGGAACCTGGAACTCATCAGGAAAACCCTACCCGCTTATGAAAAGGAAATATTACTACTCAAGCCAAGCAGAAGAGGAGCAGAATATTTGGGCGTGGTTACCTACTGCAGATGGAATCTATACTGCAAAATCTGGCTATTTTGAGTCTACCAAATCTGATAACGACCATACTGAAGAGAACAGTGGATATGCCAACAGGACTATTCCGTTTAACTGGCAAACCAATATTTGGTCCCTCAAGACATCACCAAAAACCAAACTGTTCCTTTGGAAAGCTGTGCAAAATGCCCTCCCAGTAGGCTCTAACCTCCTCCATCGCAAAATTAGTGATTCAGCTAAATGCCCACACTGTGATGCAGAGGAAACGATCCTGCTCTTCCAATGCCCCTTTGCCCGGCAAGTTTGGTCCCTGCTCCCAGTAAAATCACCATTACAATTGGACAATTTAAACTCAACGGAGGCTGGAATAGAAAAGGCTAATAAACTCATATGCTTACCTCCGACAAGAATAGGAGCAGGACCAATCTCCCCCTAGCTTCTCTGGACGATCTGGACCTCGCAAAATCAGCTAATTTTCAGCAAAAAAAGAATCTCTACGGAGGAAACATTGCTTCTAGCCTTGGTAAGAGCCAAAGAATGGCAGAATGCTCAATCATCCACCGCCAGAGTTATACCACCCCCCAAGATGAGTAGCCATAATCCCAACCCCCATCACAATATAACTTGTTTCACGGATGCAGCATGGTGCGACGGTGTCGCCGGTCTTGGCTGGGTGATTAAGGATCAAATAAATCAGGTTATACAGGAAGGCTCAGCCTCTATGGAGTATGTGGGCTCTCCTTTGATGGCCGAAGCAATGACAACTCTTACTGCGGTAAGAGTTGCAATTGAATCGAACATCGACAATATCTCTTTCGCTTCCGACTCGCTCATGCTGGTGAAAGCCCTTAATCAGAAGCTCCAACAGAAGGAACTTCATGGGACTCTCCACGATGTCCTCTCTCTATCCTCTCAATTTCAATTCTGCTCTTTTAATTTCATCTCTCGCTTATAGAACCGTCAAGCTGATCAATTGGCAAAAGATGTTCTTCGTTTGTATAAGCAACCctaattttaattgaaaaagcgttttagttcaaaaaaaaataaagataacagAGCAATTTtactctcaaaaaaaaaattgtataattttgtagttttctttttccaaacaCAAGTCTGCAAAAtcacaaaactttatttttttttgttaaaaggcatataaaatcacaaaaacctgacataataaacaaataaacttcCAAAATTAACTTCTCTATCGTTCTTTTTATTGATTGGTTATGTATTTGTAGATGTGTATTCTGATTTGCTCAATGTTGGTGTATGTCTAATGCATCAACTCTTTTACAAGATTCTGAATCAATGAAAGGATGCgatgctaaaaaaaaacaaataaacttcCCAAGTTCtgtatcatatattcatatggTTATATATGCTTCATTTCTCCGAGtagtctttgtatttttttttttcagcttgtaatttttatttattgattgaGTATAGTATATTGAGTTTTGGTTATGCGATGGACAAAGCCAAAAGACTCTCTCCttccatttatatttttggtatatatatcttCCAGGTATAATATTACAcgtgagtttgtttgtttgttgcatcACTTTATTTCACATGTTATGATTGGTTGTCCCACAATCTTTAAAGCCGAACTCTACTCTACAATCTACAGATATAATCAGACGGTACGTACGTTGTAATTCTAggttttgaaaatcaaattctCTCCCTACCGACACAATGCGTGAAGAGCAATACACATGTACTAGTCGTGTTCATGTTTCTAGAAACAAGTCATGATATCTTTTCATCCAAAAGATTAGTATTACaccaaaaaacaatatttttaagcAGAGCACGTACGAGGTTAACGAGTCATAAACTTTAGGCTCGgacatcaaatcaaaatatatttctgtTGATCGATTTGATGAAAGTTTTAAATATCTTCTAAGAAAATCTATttgcaatcttttttttttcttaaccgAATTTAATTTTCAAGATATGAAGGCAAGGACTATATAACAAAACCTAACTAGTAATCTAGATTATTTCGATCCCCAGTTTAAATTTATACCAttccaaaattttcattttccatTGGGCTAAAAGAAGATTATTATAGAGAAGGAAAATTCGAAAGGTTTCTCTATACAAATGGAGGAGACAAATGAATCTTTTAAGAATCATACTTTAAGCACTTTTGGTATATAAATCTATATCTCCCTGTCTCTTATATCAATCGTCTAACTGTGAAAATATGCTTTCTTCAGAAGAATCATAGACAACGTCATTGGGACGAGCATCAAGTGAATACCAGTTTTGTTTTATAGCTTCTTGTATGAATTCAGTCAGAGAGCTTTGCTTTGGGTTCTACATCGTCTCCATTTGAATGTGGCGCTGCTGCTGTCTCATCGCCTGCATTGTTATTGATCCGCAAACCATCAATGCCTTTGAGTGCGGTTTCATAGTTTGCATTGTCACTCCCGCCACTGAATGGTTCACGGCTACTCGAGTCCACAACTCGTCTTGATGATGATCCTTCTGATCGACCCAAGTTCAAGGATCCAAGTAGCTGAGAGATCACAATGAACATCCCGAATCAAAATATGGTACCCGGGATGGAAAAAAACAGCATGACAAGAAACTTACCAGCTTATCCTTTGCAACTGCAGATTCATTTACAATCTTGTCTTTCTGCTTCAGGGTAAAATCCGGATTTGTTCTCTGGTTTGGGACATCTACAGCAGACAAACACGCCTTAAGTATATACACACACCTATCTGGCTGCATTTTCTTAAAGAAGGATCATAAGCATTCAAAAATATACCTGGACGCTTCTCAGAATTGCCGACCGCAGTGTTTAATCCAGAACTAGTTCCAACACCACCATCCTGACAACAGAAACATTGCATTATTCATTACATGTATCATGGACGGCGCCCAAAATTAAAAGTATCAAGACTGTACCTGGGGACGAGGTTGAGGGTTTCCAGATTGTGATTGCTGATACTTAAATACTGTCCAgtcaaacacaaaatcaaactgaaaaccTGGATAAACAAAATACTCATTTGGTGTCAACAAATGCTTCTGTATGAATTTTAATAGCCtgatagaaagaaagaagagataaaatgAAATGACCTTCACGAATAAAAAGGTTGCGGAATAGTCTCTTCAAATATGCATAGTCTGGCTTATCATCAAACCTAAGTGAGCGGCAGTAATGGAAGTAGGACGCAAACTCTGTTGGATGACCTCTGCATAACGTCTGCAAAGACACTGATGCaaagttaagacttaagagtatTATCTATGATCAACCTTCTCTACTTCATAATAAGTTCTTAGTACATGGACTTGTATAAGTTTCTAAATGTGCACCATAAGAACTTACTTCGATGGAAGTTGAAACCTTCGTTTCACTGATCTTATCATATTTCTGTTTCTTGTTCCCAGCTTTCAGTCCCTGCCACGGGAGACTAACAGAAAACAGGATGTAAGAGATGGATTGGGAGACAAGAAGCGGGATAGAAAGAAAGGTTCACTCAATGATGACTCTCACCTTCCCTTGAGGAAGTACATGAGGATATAACCAAGCGATTCTACATCATCTCTCCGACTTTGCTCTACCAAATGTGTATAAATGTACAGATGAACAGAAAgattgaaataagaaaaaaatagccAGGGGAAAGAGAGAATAAGATCCGTGATTAATCAGGAGGGTTTATAGAAAGCTACCGATCCCTAGGTGAGTGTTCAAGCTGGCATACCTCGGGGTCCCAATTAGACTTTTATTCTCCCTGAAGCATGTATACGTATAATGTATGCATAAATAAACTGGAagtcagaaaaaaacaaatcagaatcgGACATCCAAAACCTTATTATGTACCTGTATGGGATGTGTCTATGAGTTGAGCTGTCTCTGTATTTCTTAGCCAAGCCATAGTCTATGATGTATACCTAGGGAAAGAGACTTAATAAAGTAAGATCCCAAAATCAAAGTTGAGACTAACGAAAATATCATAACAGAGTTTATAAAGAAAGATGACCTGATTTGCCCGCCTTCCCAAACCCATGAGGAAATTATCCGGCTTTATATCTCGATGAAGATACGACTTAGAATGGATGAACTCGAGACGATTGATCTGACAgaaaggtgtaaaacaaaaggttcATGGAAACCAAACAGATGAGAATGGCATCAATCAATGAAAAAGCATTACCATTTGATCAGCTAGCATAAGAACAGTCTTCAAGCTAAACTTCCTATTGCAATAACCAAACAGGTCTTCAAGGCTAGGACCAAGCAAATCCATCACTAATACATTGAAGTCACCCTCTGTGCCATACCATTTCATGTTTGGAATCCCAGCTACATCATTCAACGAACATACACAAGAAGATGAATAACACTAACCCGCaaacaactatatataatgAATGAGAATACAAGACAACAGAGAAAAATTGCATACTTACTTCCACCCTGAAGAACTCTATAAATCCTCGACTCGTATGACAATTGTGGATGCGCAGTCTTCACACTCTCCTgcacaaaaacccaaaatttaaaaaatccaGCTTTATCATGATCCAAACCCCAAATGTTTCAAGTCAGTTCTCCAAAATGGGGACTTTTAAACAGAGTTTGAAACAACACACTCACAAGTTTAATAGCAACCTCTTCGTTAGTCTGAACATCAGTTCCTGCAATGACAACAGTCTCAAAAACTTAGTCTTTACAGACGAAGTAATTGAAAGGTATATAAGAGGGGGAAACGAACGAACCAAGGTAAATCTCTCCGAATGAGCCGCTCCCAATTTTGCGGCCAAGGCGGAACTTATTCCCAAAACGAGGTTCCATCCCCAATTGGAAAAGACCCTAACTTGTTGTGCTGTTCGTCTTCTACTATGTTGAGCCGATTTCAAACGCGCTGGAGAAAGTGAAGtgcaataataaaaaaaaactaaagaggGTTTCACAGAGTAGGTGAAATAGGGGAGTGCGTAGGTGAGGAAATTAGTGAGATTCCATGGGATGGGAGCTTTGGTTGggcaacaagaagaacaaggaagaaggaccaaggaagaagaaaacgctGCGCGTGTGCGTGTGTGTCGCTTAGcctgtacatatattttttattttattttattttaataaataggtTCGATATATTTTCATcccgggaaaaaaaaatactgaattaatatatatttaatttatttattttaaggtTATTTcgctaaaaaaaaatacatttacctaaattccaaaaatctctaaaatataGAAATTCGTATGTATTTCAACATTCATagatcttttaattaaaaaaaaacaaaaaatttacatattttttactACCTAATAAACCAAATTTCATTCAACTCAACAggttattacaaaaaaaagacatatacaAAATCTctactagtatttttgaaatacattttcaGAACAAATCCTCATTTTCAAAAcaatgtcaaaaatatataccAAAACTTCAAGACCAATTATAGGCAAAGTAATAAAAGATAGGAAAATCTCTCTACttaattcaaacataaatatctaattcttttttcaattttatttgaatttgtatttaaattatcatgaattattatataatacatttagttgatacgatttgtgattttttctgcatGCATAtgatataattcaaattttgtccccttttttaaaataaatatatatatattactcaattgtTTTGTGCATAAGATGTAATTCTGCATATGAGGGAATCTGAACTTTCATGGCTCCAAGAATGTTTTtctcatataatattatttttattaaataattctcatatattttcatccaaagaaaaaagaatactaattaatataatttaagatttttttgcttttacatTTACCTaaattcttttaagtttttgctGCAGGTTATAgcacatatatattattgtccAACTTCATATTTGCTTATTCTTTTTTACCAGTTCagctgatttttaaaaatccgtagttaaataacatgtaattattgtcaaaagaaaataacatgtaattttgaaaatatctcaaaatcttctaaaatatgatGCTCTATACATTCCATAAATAACCGAAACAACAACATGTggttaaaacatattttcacaATACATAGCATTAAATTTGATGTAAGAGTATAATCCACAGAGCAAAAATGGTGCAAGTGATTGAAATGATGGTTCATGCGAAGTGAAGTGATggttcaaaaatttgaaaaaaacttattttgcgTATATTGTCGGTTAGCgtaaaatatgtaaacattaTTTGGCAAGGTGTTTATTGTGGAGACAGATGCATGTGGTCATGGTATTGGGGCAGTGTTGATGCAAGAAGGACACCCTATTTCGTATATCAGTAGACAGCTGAAGGGTAAGCAACTGCATTTATTGATTTATGAGGAGTTATTGGCAGTGATTTTTGCAGTTCAGAAATGGAGACATTACCTACTTCCGGAACATTTTATCATTAAAACCGATCAAAGGAGCTTGAAATATTTGTTGGAGCAGTGTCTGAACACTCCAATACAACAGCAGTGGCTTCCAAAATTGTTAGAATTCGATTATGAGATTCAATACAAGCATGGTAAGGAAAACTTAGCTGCCGATACTTTGTCACGGGTGGATGGTGCTGAAGTGTTGCATATGGCCATGACTGTGGTGGAATGTGATCTATTAAAGGAGATTCATGAGGAGTATGACAATGATGCAGAATTAAAAGAGCTTATCTCCACTCTCAAGGTTAAACCATATGCGAAGAAACACTATTCTTGGGGACAAGATGTTCTTCGACGCAAAAGCAAAATTGTGGTTCCAAACAATGTGAAGTTGTGTGACACTATTCTTCAATGGTTGCATTGTTCAGGAGTGGGAGGACACTCAGGAAGGGATGTGACCTATCAGAGGGTTAGAGGTGTTTTTTATTGGAAGGGAATGGCAAGTGACATTCAATCCTATATTCGAAGCTGCCATGTTTGCCAACAGTGTAAACATGATAATGCTGCTTCCCCTGGTTTATTACAACCACTACCAATTCCGGACACTGTATGGAGCGATGTCTCCATGGACTTCATTGAAGGGTTGCCTCTCTCTGCAAACATGTCGGTAATAATGGTGGTTGTTGATCGATTGAGCAAGGCAACACACTTCATTGCATTATCTCATCCTTATAGTGCTTTGTTTGTGGCTCAAGCATATCTGGATAATTTTTAAGCTCCATGGATGCCCAAACTCTATTGTTAGTGATCGGGATTCTGTGTTTACAAGCGAGTTTTGGCGGGAATTCTTTACCTTGCAAGGTGTCGCTCTCAAAATGTCAACGGCGTATCTTCCTCAGAGTGATGGTCAAACTGAGGTGGTTAACAGATGCTTGGAGACATACTTACGTTGTATGTGCCACACCCAACCTCATATGTGGTGCAAATGGTTGGCACTTGCGGAGTATTGGTACAATACTAACTACCACACATTTACTCGGATGACACCATATGAAGCTGTTTATGGTCAAGCTCCGCCGGTGCATTTACCATATCTACCTGGTGAATCGAAAGTAGCAGTTGTGGCACGTTCCTTGCAGGAGAGGGAAAACATGTTAAAGCTGTTGAAATTTCATTTGGTGCGTGCACAACATAGGATGAAGCAATTGGCGGATCACCATCACACTGAAAGGGAATTTGACATTGGTGATTACGTTTACCTTAAGCTCCAACCCTATCGACAATCATCGGTTGTTGTTCGTATACCTTAAGCTCCAAAAGAAATTCCCAGAATTTGCAGTTTAATGGCCCTTGTGGACAAGGCTCTGCAGAGGGGAAGATTTGATACAGCTTTTAGAGAGAAGATATTTTGCAGAGTCAGTCGCACGA is drawn from Camelina sativa cultivar DH55 chromosome 1, Cs, whole genome shotgun sequence and contains these coding sequences:
- the LOC104701405 gene encoding casein kinase 1-like protein 5 → MEPRFGNKFRLGRKIGSGSFGEIYLGTDVQTNEEVAIKLESVKTAHPQLSYESRIYRVLQGGTGIPNMKWYGTEGDFNVLVMDLLGPSLEDLFGYCNRKFSLKTVLMLADQMINRLEFIHSKSYLHRDIKPDNFLMGLGRRANQVYIIDYGLAKKYRDSSTHRHIPYRENKSLIGTPRYASLNTHLGIEQSRRDDVESLGYILMYFLKGSLPWQGLKAGNKKQKYDKISETKVSTSIETLCRGHPTEFASYFHYCRSLRFDDKPDYAYLKRLFRNLFIREGFQFDFVFDWTVFKYQQSQSGNPQPRPQDGGVGTSSGLNTAVGNSEKRPDVPNQRTNPDFTLKQKDKIVNESAVAKDKLLLGSLNLGRSEGSSSRRVVDSSSREPFSGGSDNANYETALKGIDGLRINNNAGDETAAAPHSNGDDVEPKAKLSD